The Aequorivita sublithincola DSM 14238 genome window below encodes:
- a CDS encoding thermonuclease family protein has translation MKNITLLILLLSFIPCLSQTLTGKVVGIMDGDTFKLLTQDSTVIKVRLANIDCPEKKQPFSNRAKEFTSQSIFGKMVCIDVLKKDRYRRSIANVFYNDSLNLSSQLVKNGLAWHYIKYSKDVELQKIEDKARKNKIGLWQDPKAIPPWEWRDNKKKKIKK, from the coding sequence TTGAAAAATATAACTTTATTAATCTTATTACTTTCTTTCATTCCTTGCCTCTCCCAAACCCTAACAGGTAAAGTAGTAGGAATAATGGACGGCGACACCTTTAAACTCCTAACCCAAGATTCCACAGTAATAAAAGTGCGACTAGCAAACATAGACTGCCCCGAAAAAAAGCAACCATTCTCCAATAGAGCTAAAGAATTTACTTCACAGAGCATTTTTGGAAAAATGGTCTGCATTGATGTTTTAAAAAAAGACAGATATAGGCGCAGTATTGCCAATGTATTCTATAACGATTCACTAAATTTAAGCTCCCAATTAGTAAAAAACGGTTTGGCTTGGCATTACATAAAATATTCCAAGGATGTAGAACTCCAAAAAATAGAGGACAAGGCAAGAAAAAACAAAATAGGTCTCTGGCAAGATCCAAAGGCAATTCCGCCCTGGGAATGGCGAGATAATAAAAAGAAAAAAATCAAAAAATGA